TCCATCATATAAGTAATGAGTTTCAATTAATTACAGCAGGATATATTTTCAATAAATTCCGACTCTCACTATAAACAAAATAATACATAAAATTTTATAGCACTATGGAATTTATATCTTCTCAAATGGTAAAACCTCTCCCCTAAAACAGGAAGGATTTATATTTCTGCCTGAACCTGATTAATCGTTTTTTGAGATTTTGCCTGTAGATTCTCCAATATTAATAACATATTTAGAGATTGATTTTTAATTTTTATGCTCTGCAGCTAAGTCTCGTTAGGAACTCCGGAACCGGTGACAATTCCTGGTCTGGCCATCGTCCTGGATATCCCAGGATCCAATCTCCCGGAACTGATCAGCTGGACGCTCTCAAGTCGTACCCCTTTAGGAAATTCTCAGGAATCGATAGTGACAGTGACCCCTGATGCGTCTAGTGTCAAGGGTATCTCTGTAGCAAATATCCGGTCCTAATCAGTTGATTATTTTTGCCTTGGTTAATTTTTACAAGATGTACGTTTTGGAACGATCATTCTTTTCTCAATCCATCCTGATATTCTGATACCTGGCGGTATTAGGGAAGTGCCTCCAGAAGGTTGGAAGAAGCTTCCAGAGAGGCCACGAAACAATAAAATGAGGCTGTCTGAAAATTTCAGACAGCCTCATTTTTATCGATGTTGTTTATGCCGTATACAAAGCATGATTAAATATTCAATGATAAAAAGGTATGTATTAATGAATACTCCTGATTATACGAGGGCAGCCCTTCTAAATAAAGTACCAAAATAGAAAAGCAGAAAAGAAGCGGTTTATTTTTTTATAAGTTTTTTGATACTGATTCCGTCTTTTGTTTTAATGTGCACAAAATAAACGCCCGGAATTAAATTTCCGGTTTTGATAAGCTTATCTGCAGGTGAATCAGCTGAAATTAATTTTCCTGAAGCAGTATAAATACTGACTTGCTTAACTGGACTTTTACTGTTAACATAAAAATGGTCGGTAGCTGGATTAGGATAAATATGCACTTGATCATTTGGGATTGCAGAAACCTCTGAAGTCTCTAAAACACCTGCATTTAATTTGATCAGCCATAAATCATTAACCTGATAAGGGTTGCCGATTACATCTCCGTCGCCGTTAAGGGAAGCTGTAGTCCCAAACGATACAAAGCCTCCGTCATTCGCTTCAACGATTCCTGCCCCGCTGTCTTTTTGAGAACCTCCGAAAGCCCTGTCCCATTCCCGCATACCATTGTTATTAATTTTTAAAACCCACATGTCACCCGGAAGTCCGTTGTGGTAACCCGTCACATATGTACCATTACCGTAGGTCACCCCTGTCATTATATATCCGCCATCCGAGGTCTGTCTGATCTCTTTAGGTACATCCTGATTATTTCCGCCATAGGATTTTTGCCATTGCATATTGCCATTGGTATCCAGTTTTACAACCCAGAAACCTGCATGTATGTTATCCAGCGTAATATCTCCTCCTTTTGACTGTACATAGCCGGCAACAATACATCCGCCATCTGCAGTTTTTGCAACCGAGTTTGCAAAGTCTTCAGCAGGACCTCCATAATATTTGCTCCAGATCATATTTCCTGAAAAATCAATTTTAAAAACCCAATAATCGGAATAAAGAACTCCGCTGCCATTCAAATGATAATTGGCGTTTAAAAGATCTCCGTCTACGGATGAAGAGCGTCCTGCTACAATAAATCCATTATCATCGGCCATGACAGAAGCGGCGTAATCATATAGTGCACCACCGTAATTTTTTACCCATTGAAGATTTCCCTGTTGATCATAAAATACGGCAAAAGCATCGGTAGCGCCCTTATTGGCAGGTATATTTTCATCGGATGAATATGTATAACCCACCATTAAAAATCCTTGCGGCGTTTCAACAACAGAGGAAACGGAATCTTCTGAAGTCCCGCCAAAATGATGTTGCCATTGAATATTACCGGAAGAGTCAAGCTTAACAATCCACGCATCTTTAACCGATACATTTCCGTAATGCCCAGTAAGGTCTCCATTATTGGAGTAGGTATCTGCCACAAAAATGTAACCTCCGTCACTGGTAGACTTTACTGATTTTGCCGACTCCGTTCCTGTGCCGCCAAAACACTTTTTCCATTGTATATTTCCTGTACTGTTGGTTTTAACAACCCATACATCATAAAGGTTGCCATGCAGACCCGTTACATCTCGGTCCAGAGATCTCGTGGTTCCCAACAGAATATACCCTCCATCCGGAGTTTTGTCTATAGAATTCCCGGAGTCTTCATAGCTTCCACCATAGTTCTTCTGCCATTGGATAGAGGCTGTCTGTGCTGAAATTCCCTTTGCGAATAAGATGAAAGCGAATAGCAGAAATGCAGTACATTTTTTCATAATTATAAATTTTCAACAAATATAGCCATTTATAATTTTTAATTTACAAAATCCTTCTGTTTCAGGAAGATAGCAGGTGATGACCAGACATGAATAATATCTGAAAAAATATGCTGTCAATAGCAGGCTGTTGGTTATTGAGTGTATTTTGAATGTGAAAAGTAATTGGTTATATTTATTATATAATCAATATATTTAGTTTTTATAAATTTTAGTTTGATACGGATTATCAAATCTCAAAAACGATTCTAAATGAGTTTTTAGATTTTAATTTGTAAACCTGTTCGCAGATGAAATTCATATTTTCTTTTTTATTTTTATTAAATTGTCTGTGCTTTCAAGCACAGGAAAAAGATTCTGTAGTTAATTCTGAAATTGAGGATGTTGTAATTTTGAAAAATACAAAAATTGAATGTCACAAAATTTATGAGAGAGAAAAAGCTAATTATGAAGTACAGTCCAAAGAGCTAAATAAATTAAATTTTGAAACACTTTTTTACGAAATTTTTAAACTAAAAGAATTACAAATATTAAAGTCTAACAATCGGAAAATACTAATTTTCAACCCCGATTTTAGGACGGTAAATTCTGTATGTGGAAATGATTTTCATTTTAAGTGCAAACACTACGAGAAGGATATTCAAAACAAAGTTTTTAAAAAGGTTTGGAAAAAATTTAACTATCTAATAATTGAAAAATTCTTTGATGATAAAGTAATTATTCCTTTAATGGGACAGCCATTTCTGTCTTTTGAGCAAAATATGAGTGATGAGAATAATTATTTAAAAAGATTTGATATTAAACCTTCCTTTATTGGAATTTATCAGGATTTAAATAATATTAAAAAAGAGTTTCATTACTCTTCTCATCGAAAACATACTGAAAATTTAAAAATTCATCTTCAAAAAGATAGAATGATTGCCGAAGATTTTCTTCAATTGGATATGAGTATATTTCCTGTTGTGAGTGGATATTCTAATGTTTATAATGTGAAAATTATTATCGGGATTGACGGGGAAGAGCTTAATAGAATAGATATTCTATATCAATACAAATATGGTAAATGGAATCTGTTAAAAGAAAATTATCCATAATCTTTAAAATCTCATAAAACCACCAATTAATCTAAAAATTCATCATCTCAAACATTAAATACTTTTAGCAGAAGATGACGAAAGAATCCGCAAATTTCTCTTGAAAAGACTTAACGAAGACGGGGATCAGGTGAGCTTGTCAGAAAAATATTTTTTATATAATTATAACCATGTGTGATATTTTTTGCTATTTTTATAGCAATCAAAAATTTTTATGAAAAAAGCTTTATTGTTTTCATTATTAGGAATGATTTCCTTCACGAATGCCCAAGTAGGGATTAATAATAACATCCCCTCAAGTACGCTCGACATTTCAGGGTCACTGGAAGGCAGCTACCGCGAAATTACTGCCAACAGTTCTTTGTCTGCTGCAGATTACCATGTTTCATTCGCCGGAACATCTGCCTCAACGGTAACTTTGCCGCAAATGTCTACTGCGGATGGTTCTGCATCAGATTTCAGGGGAAGAAAATATTTTGTAAAAAACAACAGCTCTGTTGCCAATCTTACTTTGGCGGCGGCTTCCGGGCAGACCATACGGACTGGAGGAAGCAATGCGGCAAACAATACATATATTTTATCTCCCGGTGTACTGGGGATATTTACCGCCAACGCAACCAACGGCTGGGATCTTGACCTTGCGGTAAATACGATTCCGGATACCAGCTGGAAGATTACGAATAATGCTTTCAACGGCACCCTGAATTCAGCGCAGCCTATAGCCACCGGCAGTACCTACCAGGTCATCAACGG
The sequence above is a segment of the Chryseobacterium sp. JJR-5R genome. Coding sequences within it:
- a CDS encoding T9SS type A sorting domain-containing protein, with the translated sequence MKKCTAFLLFAFILFAKGISAQTASIQWQKNYGGSYEDSGNSIDKTPDGGYILLGTTRSLDRDVTGLHGNLYDVWVVKTNSTGNIQWKKCFGGTGTESAKSVKSTSDGGYIFVADTYSNNGDLTGHYGNVSVKDAWIVKLDSSGNIQWQHHFGGTSEDSVSSVVETPQGFLMVGYTYSSDENIPANKGATDAFAVFYDQQGNLQWVKNYGGALYDYAASVMADDNGFIVAGRSSSVDGDLLNANYHLNGSGVLYSDYWVFKIDFSGNMIWSKYYGGPAEDFANSVAKTADGGCIVAGYVQSKGGDITLDNIHAGFWVVKLDTNGNMQWQKSYGGNNQDVPKEIRQTSDGGYIMTGVTYGNGTYVTGYHNGLPGDMWVLKINNNGMREWDRAFGGSQKDSGAGIVEANDGGFVSFGTTASLNGDGDVIGNPYQVNDLWLIKLNAGVLETSEVSAIPNDQVHIYPNPATDHFYVNSKSPVKQVSIYTASGKLISADSPADKLIKTGNLIPGVYFVHIKTKDGISIKKLIKK